The Streptomyces sp. NBC_01353 genome contains a region encoding:
- a CDS encoding GntR family transcriptional regulator: MGGIDELADDRALLGRTSTAERVADILRTRIAEGFFPPGTRLSEDSIGGALGVSRNTLREAFRLLTHERLLVHQLNRGVFVRVLAVEDVADIYRTRRLVECAVVRDLGQPPFVLDGLAAAVEEGERAARAADWKGVSTANIHFHRELVALAGSARTDELMRGVLAELRLAFHIVDDPRGLHEPYLVRNREILEALLAGERTTAERLLARYLDDSRTRIVEVYAKAVEEPESLEA, encoded by the coding sequence GTGGGCGGAATCGACGAACTGGCGGACGACCGGGCGCTGCTCGGGCGGACCAGCACGGCGGAACGGGTGGCGGACATCCTGCGCACCCGCATCGCCGAGGGCTTCTTCCCGCCCGGCACCCGACTCTCCGAGGACAGCATCGGCGGCGCGCTCGGCGTCTCCCGCAACACGCTGCGCGAGGCGTTCCGGCTGCTCACGCACGAACGACTGCTCGTCCACCAGCTCAACCGGGGCGTCTTCGTGCGCGTCCTCGCGGTCGAAGACGTCGCCGACATCTACCGCACCCGCCGCCTCGTCGAATGCGCGGTCGTCCGCGACCTCGGGCAGCCGCCCTTCGTCCTCGACGGCCTCGCCGCCGCGGTCGAGGAGGGCGAGCGGGCCGCCCGCGCCGCGGACTGGAAGGGCGTCTCCACCGCCAACATCCACTTCCACCGCGAACTGGTCGCCCTGGCCGGCAGCGCGCGCACCGACGAGCTGATGCGGGGCGTCCTCGCCGAACTCCGGCTCGCCTTCCACATCGTCGACGACCCCCGCGGCCTCCATGAGCCTTATCTCGTACGAAACCGGGAGATTCTGGAAGCCCTGCTCGCCGGCGAACGCACGACGGCGGAACGCCTCCTGGCCCGCTACCTCGACGACTCCCGCACCCGCATCGTCGAGGTGTACGCCAAGGCGGTCGAGGAGCCGGAGAGCCTGGAGGCCTGA
- a CDS encoding MFS transporter: protein MSTTQTQQQTQGERPDDTGAFAWLRALGPRGRRAFGGAFGGYALDSYDFFTLPLSMVAIAAYFSLDKGQTGLLTTVTLVVSAIGGALAGILADRIGRVKALMITVITYALFTVLCGFAPNYETLLLFRALQGLGFGGEWAVGAILVAEYASAKHRGRTLGGVQSAWAAGWALAVIVYTLVFQFVDADIAWRVMFWTGALPALLVVYVRRNVEDAPQAAEIRRTSAERGSFTAIFKGPLLRTTLFAVLLSTGVQGGYYTLATWVPTFLKTERGLTVVGTGGYLTFLISGAFIGYLTGGYLTDRLGRKKNIAIFAALSALSVLAYTNIPSGANTLLLVLGFPLGFCMSAIFSGFGSFLAELYPTAVRGTGQGFTYNTGRAVGAVFPTLVGFLAESWGVGGALVFGAVGYGLAVLALLGLPETRGKELV, encoded by the coding sequence ATGAGCACGACACAGACCCAGCAGCAGACCCAGGGCGAACGGCCCGACGACACGGGCGCGTTCGCCTGGCTGCGAGCCCTCGGGCCGCGCGGCCGCCGCGCCTTCGGCGGCGCGTTCGGCGGATACGCCCTGGATTCCTACGACTTCTTCACGCTGCCGCTGTCGATGGTGGCCATCGCCGCCTACTTCTCCCTCGACAAGGGCCAGACCGGTCTGCTGACCACCGTCACCCTCGTCGTCTCGGCGATCGGCGGCGCGCTGGCGGGCATCCTCGCCGACCGCATCGGCAGGGTGAAGGCGCTGATGATCACGGTCATCACCTATGCGCTCTTCACCGTGCTGTGCGGCTTCGCACCCAACTACGAGACCCTGCTGCTCTTCCGGGCCCTCCAGGGCCTCGGTTTCGGCGGCGAGTGGGCGGTGGGCGCGATCCTGGTCGCCGAGTACGCCTCCGCCAAGCACCGGGGCCGTACCCTCGGCGGCGTCCAGAGCGCCTGGGCGGCCGGCTGGGCGCTCGCGGTGATCGTCTACACCCTGGTCTTCCAGTTCGTCGACGCCGACATCGCCTGGCGGGTCATGTTCTGGACGGGCGCCCTGCCCGCGCTCCTGGTGGTCTACGTCCGGCGGAACGTCGAGGACGCCCCGCAGGCCGCCGAGATCCGGCGCACCTCCGCCGAACGCGGCTCGTTCACCGCCATCTTCAAGGGGCCGCTGCTGCGCACCACGCTCTTCGCGGTGCTCCTGTCCACCGGTGTGCAGGGCGGCTACTACACCCTCGCCACCTGGGTCCCCACCTTCCTGAAGACCGAACGCGGTCTGACGGTGGTCGGCACCGGCGGCTATCTGACCTTCCTGATCTCCGGGGCCTTCATCGGCTATCTGACCGGGGGCTACCTCACGGACCGGCTCGGCCGGAAGAAGAACATCGCGATCTTCGCCGCGCTGTCGGCGCTGTCCGTCCTCGCCTACACGAACATCCCCTCCGGGGCGAACACGCTCCTCCTGGTGCTCGGATTCCCCCTCGGCTTCTGCATGTCGGCCATCTTCAGCGGCTTCGGCTCCTTCCTCGCCGAGCTGTACCCGACGGCGGTCCGCGGTACGGGACAGGGCTTCACGTACAACACCGGACGTGCGGTCGGCGCCGTCTTCCCGACACTGGTGGGCTTCCTCGCCGAGAGCTGGGGCGTCGGTGGCGCGCTGGTCTTCGGAGCCGTCGGCTACGGCCTCGCCGTACTCGCGCTGCTCGGGCTTCCGGAGACCCGCGGAAAGGAACTGGTATGA
- a CDS encoding putative hydro-lyase: MTSTPVLDPRTARARARAGSTAPTAGWAPGHAQANLISVPADWAYDVLLFCTRNPKPCPVLDVTDPGPWATELAAGADLRTDLPRYRVWEHGRLVDEPTEVTSYWRGDLVSFLIGCSFTFEGSLAEAGVPLRHVDQGRNVSMYVTDRACRPAGRLHGPMVVSMRPIPADLVPTARRLSGLLPAVHGAPVHAGDPAALGIRDLDRPDFGDAVVAEPGDVPVFWACGVTPQAAVTASRPPFAITHAPGRMLVTDVRDADYRVAA; encoded by the coding sequence ATGACGTCCACGCCGGTTCTCGACCCGCGGACGGCACGCGCGCGTGCCCGTGCGGGATCGACCGCCCCGACGGCCGGATGGGCCCCGGGCCACGCGCAGGCCAACCTCATCTCGGTGCCGGCGGACTGGGCGTACGACGTGCTCCTGTTCTGCACCCGTAACCCCAAGCCGTGCCCCGTCCTGGACGTCACCGACCCCGGGCCGTGGGCCACGGAGCTCGCCGCCGGCGCGGACCTGCGGACGGACCTCCCGCGCTACCGCGTCTGGGAACACGGGCGACTTGTCGACGAACCGACCGAGGTGACCTCGTACTGGCGCGGCGACCTGGTGTCTTTCCTCATCGGCTGCAGCTTCACCTTCGAGGGGTCGCTCGCGGAGGCCGGAGTGCCGCTGCGCCATGTCGACCAGGGCCGCAACGTCTCGATGTACGTCACCGACCGGGCGTGCCGGCCCGCCGGGCGGCTGCACGGGCCGATGGTCGTCTCGATGCGCCCCATACCGGCCGACCTCGTCCCCACCGCGCGACGGCTCAGCGGACTGCTGCCCGCCGTGCACGGAGCGCCCGTGCACGCGGGTGATCCGGCGGCGCTCGGCATTCGCGACCTGGACCGCCCCGACTTCGGGGACGCGGTCGTGGCGGAGCCCGGGGACGTGCCGGTCTTCTGGGCCTGCGGGGTCACCCCGCAGGCCGCCGTGACGGCCTCGCGTCCACCGTTCGCGATCACCCACGCGCCGGGGCGGATGCTCGTCACCGATGTGCGCGACGCCGATTATCGCGTCGCGGCCTGA
- a CDS encoding 5-oxoprolinase subunit PxpA gives MTWASIDLNADLGEGFGRWTLTDDEELLSVVTSANVACGFHAGDAVTMRRVCELAAAKGVRIGAQVSYRDLAGFGRRSMDVPAEELAAEVAYQIGALEVFARAAGSAVSYVKPHGALYNRVVRDEEQAAAVVDGVRLAGGSLPVLGLPGSRLHEAAEQAGLPVVAEAFGDRAYTADGSLLPRGQEGAVVTDPAEVVERSVSMARFGVVTAHCGRSVAVRARSLCLHGDTPGAVGLARRVRAQLEATGVRVEAFV, from the coding sequence ATGACCTGGGCCTCGATCGATCTCAACGCCGACCTCGGAGAGGGCTTCGGCCGTTGGACGCTGACCGACGACGAGGAGCTGCTCTCCGTGGTCACCAGCGCCAACGTCGCCTGCGGCTTCCATGCCGGGGACGCGGTCACCATGCGGCGCGTCTGCGAGCTGGCGGCGGCGAAGGGCGTACGGATCGGGGCCCAGGTCTCGTACCGCGATCTGGCCGGCTTCGGGCGGCGCTCCATGGACGTGCCGGCCGAGGAGCTGGCGGCCGAGGTGGCGTACCAGATCGGCGCGCTCGAGGTCTTCGCCCGTGCGGCCGGTTCGGCGGTCTCGTACGTCAAGCCGCACGGCGCGCTGTACAACCGGGTGGTCCGCGACGAGGAGCAGGCAGCCGCCGTCGTCGACGGGGTGCGCCTCGCCGGGGGGAGCCTCCCGGTGCTCGGTCTGCCCGGCTCGCGGCTGCACGAGGCCGCCGAGCAGGCGGGCCTGCCCGTCGTCGCCGAGGCGTTCGGCGACCGGGCGTACACGGCGGACGGCTCCCTGCTGCCACGGGGGCAGGAGGGGGCCGTCGTCACCGACCCGGCGGAGGTCGTCGAACGGTCGGTGTCCATGGCCCGGTTCGGCGTCGTGACCGCGCACTGCGGGCGGTCCGTCGCCGTCCGGGCGCGGTCGCTCTGCCTGCACGGGGACACCCCGGGCGCGGTCGGCCTCGCCCGTCGGGTGCGCGCCCAGCTGGAGGCCACCGGAGTCAGAGTGGAGGCGTTCGTATGA